The region CCCGCCGGAGGCTTCGCCAAGGCGAGAGCCCGATGTGATCTCAAGTTCGGCTGCCGAGGGCGAAGACCCGAAACCGATTCCCGGAGAAAACCATGAGCCGCCGCAAGACCAGTGTCGCGAGCCCGGATGATGACCTGCGCCGACAACTGCAGCTTCTCAAACTGCCGTACCTGCTGGAGCACTTCGAGGAACTGGCCCACAAGGCCGGCTCGGAGCAGTGGTCCCACGTGGAGTTCCTGGCCCGCCTGATCGAGGGCGAGGCCGCCCTGCGTCAGGACCGGGCCCGCCAGCGGCGGATCAAACAAGCCCGCTTCCCGGTGCTCAAGACACTCGAACAATTCGACTTCACCTGGCCGACGAAGATCAACCGGCTGGCCGTCCAGAACCTCTTTCGCCTGAAGTTCCTCGAGGACCAGGCCAACGCGATTCTTGTCGGTGGGGTTGGCCTGGGAAAAACGCACACCGCCATCGCCTTGGGTCTGGCCGCCTGCCAGGCGGGCTATCGCGTCCGCTTCGCCACCGCCATCG is a window of Phycisphaerae bacterium DNA encoding:
- the istB gene encoding IS21-like element helper ATPase IstB; translation: MSRRKTSVASPDDDLRRQLQLLKLPYLLEHFEELAHKAGSEQWSHVEFLARLIEGEAALRQDRARQRRIKQARFPVLKTLEQFDFTWPTKINRLAVQNLFRLKFLEDQANAILVGGVGLGKTHTAIALGLAACQAGYRVRFATAIDIINGLLAAQNAGRLVKELKAYTRPELLIIDELGYLPIDKRGADLLFQIISQRYERGSIVLTTNKAYKHWPSMFNNDSTLTSAILDRVLHHAETIVIEGKSYRMKDRIEP